One region of Pseudomonas alvandae genomic DNA includes:
- a CDS encoding leucine-rich repeat-containing protein kinase family protein, producing MHTLTQLQTSQLSGITRLKLSCDLTVFPQEIFELADSLEILDLSGNQLDKLPDDLHRLTHLRVLFCSDNHFTELPECLGRCSALTMVGFKANQIERVTGAALPPLLRWLILTDNRISQLPAELGQRPHLQKLMLAGNRLRALPESLAQCHRLELLRVSANQLAELPSWLLELPRLSWLAYAGNPLEAEADARALHIATPIDWSQLSLQASLGEGASGVIHQALWQPPGQAGRNVAVKLYKGQMTSDGSPLHEMHACITAGKHANLIEVLGQVAGHPEQQAGLVMALIGPEYRNLAGLPSLESCTRDVYADELRLGADVAMRIARGIACVAGHLHRQGLTHGDLYGHNILCNDQGDCLLGDFGAASFHATVDDRQTRALQRIEVRAFGILLGELLARIDPALGTEDLARLQDLEARCCQPDVLARPGFDEIEDFLDDRGEGACSRSAAKQP from the coding sequence ATGCACACCCTCACCCAACTCCAAACCAGCCAGCTATCGGGCATTACCCGATTGAAGCTGTCATGCGACCTGACGGTGTTCCCCCAGGAAATCTTCGAGCTGGCGGACTCGCTGGAAATCCTCGACCTGAGCGGTAACCAGCTCGACAAGTTGCCCGACGATCTGCACCGCCTGACCCACCTGAGGGTGCTGTTCTGCTCGGATAATCACTTCACCGAACTGCCCGAATGCCTGGGCCGTTGCAGCGCATTGACCATGGTCGGCTTCAAGGCCAACCAAATCGAACGCGTCACCGGTGCGGCGTTGCCGCCGCTGCTGCGCTGGCTGATCCTGACCGATAACCGCATCAGCCAACTGCCGGCGGAGCTGGGCCAACGCCCGCATCTGCAAAAACTGATGCTGGCCGGTAATCGCCTGCGCGCGTTGCCGGAGAGCCTGGCCCAGTGTCATCGCCTCGAATTGCTGCGTGTTTCCGCCAATCAGTTGGCCGAGCTGCCGTCGTGGTTGTTGGAACTGCCAAGGCTCAGTTGGCTGGCCTACGCCGGCAACCCACTGGAAGCGGAAGCCGACGCCCGGGCGCTGCATATCGCGACGCCGATCGACTGGTCGCAACTGAGCTTGCAAGCCTCATTGGGCGAAGGCGCTTCGGGCGTGATCCATCAAGCACTGTGGCAACCGCCGGGCCAGGCCGGGCGCAACGTCGCGGTCAAGCTCTACAAAGGCCAGATGACCAGCGACGGCTCGCCGTTGCATGAGATGCATGCGTGCATCACCGCCGGTAAGCATGCAAACCTGATCGAAGTGTTGGGCCAGGTTGCCGGTCACCCTGAGCAACAGGCCGGACTGGTGATGGCCTTGATCGGACCCGAATACCGCAACCTGGCCGGGTTGCCGAGCCTGGAATCCTGTACGCGCGACGTGTATGCCGATGAACTGCGCCTGGGCGCCGACGTGGCCATGCGCATCGCCCGGGGCATTGCCTGTGTGGCGGGTCATCTGCATCGGCAAGGCCTTACCCATGGGGATCTGTATGGCCACAATATCCTCTGCAATGACCAAGGCGATTGCCTGCTGGGGGATTTTGGCGCGGCGTCTTTCCATGCCACGGTTGATGACAGGCAGACACGCGCGTTGCAACGCATCGAGGTGCGGGCCTTCGGGATTCTGCTGGGAGAACTGCTTGCGCGGATCGATCCGGCGCTGGGTACCGAGGACCTTGCACGACTGCAAGACCTGGAGGCGCGCTGCTGTCAGCCGGATGTGCTGGCGCGGCCCGGGTTTGACGAGATTGAAGACTTTCTGGACGACCGTGGCGAGGGAGCTTGCTCCCGCTCGGCTGCGAAGCAGCCGTAA
- a CDS encoding mechanosensitive ion channel family protein has product MFSLITAHPLLSALALLVLDLLAWRFVSAERMYWKIGGRLVIFMLFSMLLFNEGLNPMQTAQWVDDVPRHLAATGLQIAWWLFAARTLTVMIGAVMMQRVGHTGRLLQDLLGAVIFLVAVIAALAYVLDLPVKGVLATSGAMAIIVGLALQSTLSDVFSGIVLNTTKPYQVDDWISIDGTEGRVTDIDWRATRLQTSQGSMAVIPNSLAAKAKIVNFSRPSDMHGLSISIQVSPHARPQKVIEALERAMIGCRALLASPAPCVTLKGTSSAGAEYEISGFVASMGQKREVRNQLFDLAFRHLHASGVSLLSTSESTAALAVSRPRALLESSSIFSTLRPDEKDTFSQNMTLQTFRAGEVILAAGEVSDHLFIIESGVVSVSLLRNGQPLEGGRMGPGEVIGEAGIVAEQAALANFNAKTFCTLYRIENSYLKPCLEARRDIGDAMKNLLDVRIHLAQNLTRELPKPVAKKRFLQWLRSRA; this is encoded by the coding sequence ATGTTCTCCCTGATCACCGCCCACCCGCTGCTCAGTGCCTTGGCGTTGCTTGTGCTCGATTTGCTGGCGTGGCGGTTCGTCAGTGCCGAACGGATGTACTGGAAGATCGGCGGGCGGCTGGTGATTTTCATGTTGTTCAGCATGCTGCTGTTCAACGAAGGCCTCAACCCCATGCAGACCGCGCAGTGGGTCGATGACGTGCCTCGGCACCTGGCGGCTACCGGCCTGCAGATTGCGTGGTGGCTGTTTGCCGCGCGGACCCTGACCGTGATGATCGGTGCGGTCATGATGCAACGGGTCGGCCATACGGGGCGGCTGTTGCAGGATCTGCTCGGCGCGGTGATCTTCCTGGTCGCGGTCATCGCGGCTTTGGCGTATGTGCTGGACCTGCCGGTCAAGGGCGTGCTGGCAACCTCCGGCGCGATGGCGATCATCGTCGGCCTGGCCTTGCAGAGCACCCTCAGCGACGTGTTTTCCGGCATCGTGCTCAACACCACCAAGCCGTATCAAGTCGATGACTGGATTTCCATCGACGGCACCGAAGGCCGGGTCACCGACATCGACTGGCGTGCCACGCGGTTGCAGACCTCCCAGGGCAGCATGGCGGTGATCCCCAACTCGCTGGCGGCGAAAGCCAAGATCGTCAATTTCAGCCGACCGAGCGATATGCATGGTTTGTCCATCAGCATTCAGGTCAGCCCCCATGCGCGACCGCAAAAAGTGATCGAAGCGCTGGAACGGGCGATGATCGGCTGTCGTGCACTGCTTGCCAGCCCGGCGCCCTGCGTCACGCTCAAGGGCACCAGCAGCGCCGGGGCGGAATATGAAATCAGCGGGTTCGTGGCCTCTATGGGGCAGAAACGCGAGGTGCGCAATCAACTGTTCGACTTGGCGTTTCGGCATCTGCATGCATCGGGCGTGAGCCTGCTATCCACCAGCGAAAGCACTGCGGCCCTGGCGGTGTCGCGGCCCCGTGCGTTGCTGGAAAGCTCGAGCATTTTTTCCACGCTGCGCCCGGACGAAAAAGACACCTTCAGCCAGAACATGACCCTGCAGACGTTTCGCGCCGGCGAGGTGATCCTGGCCGCCGGGGAGGTCAGCGATCATCTGTTCATCATCGAGTCCGGCGTCGTCAGTGTGAGCCTCCTACGTAACGGCCAGCCTCTCGAGGGTGGCCGCATGGGGCCGGGCGAAGTGATCGGCGAAGCCGGGATCGTCGCCGAACAAGCGGCGTTGGCGAATTTCAATGCCAAGACTTTCTGCACGCTTTATCGCATCGAGAACAGCTACCTCAAACCTTGCCTCGAGGCCCGTCGCGACATCGGCGACGCCATGAAAAACCTGTTGGACGTGCGCATCCACCTGGCCCAGAACCTGACCCGCGAACTGCCCAAGCCGGTCGCCAAGAAACGCTTCCTGCAATGGCTGCGCAGCCGAGCGTGA
- a CDS encoding ABC transporter substrate-binding protein, whose protein sequence is MNNVKRSALFGFCSLGSACLGALLPVTQALAEPTLYLGMNGGTMERLYADKVLPAFEKANNVKVVIVPGTSADILAKVQASKGNPQMHVMFLDDGIMYRAIAMGLCDKLQDSAPLAQIPAKGRIKDQAVAVSLGVTGLAYNTRLFKEKGWNTPTSWMDLADPRFKDKVVFQSMASSTFGLHGFLMFNRIQGGSETDVEPGFKAWPNTVGRNVLEYIPSSAKISEMLQTDEAALFPLTPTQVTALKLKGMPVEYAQPKEGAVVLNVAECAVAQNSEPELAQKLAAFLLTPEAQAIALEEGDQIPSNPNTPTTDKTRGQVEAMKKYLETAIAVDWDQVNEQRPAWNARWNRSIER, encoded by the coding sequence ATGAATAACGTCAAACGCAGTGCACTGTTCGGTTTCTGCTCGCTGGGTTCCGCTTGCCTGGGCGCCCTGCTCCCGGTCACCCAGGCGTTGGCCGAGCCGACGCTTTACCTGGGCATGAACGGCGGCACCATGGAGCGGTTGTACGCCGACAAGGTCTTGCCGGCTTTCGAAAAGGCCAACAACGTCAAGGTGGTGATCGTGCCGGGCACTTCGGCCGACATCCTCGCCAAGGTCCAGGCCAGCAAGGGCAACCCACAGATGCACGTGATGTTCCTGGACGACGGCATCATGTACCGCGCCATCGCCATGGGGCTGTGCGACAAGCTGCAAGACAGCGCGCCGTTGGCGCAGATTCCGGCCAAGGGGCGCATCAAGGACCAGGCCGTCGCCGTCAGCCTCGGCGTCACCGGGCTGGCCTACAACACGCGGCTGTTCAAGGAAAAAGGCTGGAACACGCCGACGTCGTGGATGGACCTTGCCGACCCGCGATTCAAGGACAAAGTGGTATTCCAATCCATGGCCTCGTCCACCTTCGGCCTGCACGGGTTCCTGATGTTCAACCGGATCCAGGGCGGCAGCGAAACCGATGTCGAGCCGGGCTTCAAGGCGTGGCCGAACACGGTCGGGCGTAACGTGCTGGAGTACATCCCCAGCTCGGCGAAAATCTCCGAAATGTTGCAGACGGATGAAGCGGCGCTGTTCCCGCTGACGCCGACCCAAGTCACCGCCTTGAAACTCAAGGGCATGCCGGTCGAATACGCGCAACCGAAGGAAGGCGCGGTGGTGCTGAACGTCGCCGAATGCGCCGTCGCCCAGAACAGCGAACCCGAACTCGCACAGAAACTCGCCGCGTTCCTGCTGACCCCCGAAGCCCAGGCCATCGCCCTGGAAGAAGGCGACCAGATCCCGTCCAACCCCAACACGCCGACCACCGACAAGACTCGCGGCCAGGTGGAAGCAATGAAAAAATACCTGGAAACCGCGATTGCGGTGGATTGGGATCAGGTCAACGAACAACGTCCGGCCTGGAACGCGCGGTGGAACCGCAGCATCGAGCGCTAG
- a CDS encoding response regulator transcription factor, whose protein sequence is MKHVMIVDDHPVIRGALRLVCQNEGFTNISDVSGVAEAKAQIKEARADLVILDLVMNGFDGLDLLVWILMEFPGCAVLVFTSQDAQHFCNRCIAAGARGFVTKRSDLKELIKAIHALKSGYSYFPQMPVRLDFHQRGEQQALESLSTRELSILRMLSMGMRGKDIADALFISPKTVSTYKTRLLEKLGLTSLVGLSEFAKRNHL, encoded by the coding sequence TTGAAGCATGTAATGATCGTGGATGATCACCCTGTCATACGTGGCGCTTTGCGGCTCGTGTGCCAGAACGAAGGGTTTACCAATATCAGTGACGTCAGCGGCGTGGCTGAGGCCAAGGCGCAGATCAAGGAGGCGCGGGCCGACCTGGTGATCCTGGACCTGGTGATGAATGGTTTCGATGGCCTGGACCTGCTGGTCTGGATCCTGATGGAATTTCCCGGCTGCGCGGTGCTGGTGTTCACTTCCCAGGATGCCCAGCATTTCTGCAACCGTTGTATCGCGGCCGGGGCGAGGGGGTTTGTCACCAAGAGAAGCGACCTGAAGGAGCTGATCAAGGCGATTCACGCGTTGAAATCCGGCTATTCCTATTTCCCTCAAATGCCTGTCAGGCTGGATTTTCACCAGCGTGGCGAACAGCAGGCCCTGGAAAGCCTCTCCACCCGTGAGCTGTCCATCCTGCGGATGCTGTCGATGGGCATGCGTGGCAAGGACATCGCCGATGCATTGTTCATCAGTCCGAAAACGGTCAGTACCTACAAGACGCGCCTGTTGGAAAAGCTCGGTCTCACTTCCCTGGTGGGGCTGTCGGAATTTGCCAAGCGCAATCATCTTTAA
- a CDS encoding type VI secretion system Vgr family protein: MRNDMENPFSLTIMQSDMRLHVLGLNGREALNQPYRFDLDLIGQEPPISPDALLGQAAFLRLDGESGIHGIVHSVSLSAEAAHRVGYRLTLVPYIQQLEQGLRRRVFHRLTVVQILQRLLEENAIPALSYRFELPNGHYPCRPFCIQYEESDLTLLQRLCEEEGIHYHFEHSPLGHVMVFAEDPKSFPVQAVELLMEADKVGAITRLYQRHHSIPPGPPHGFRDRAAAETADTANPASEAAHERKRDDPTRIHRFQAGRRHLERLRYRKREIHGHTLSPALRSGHIARIDGHPVSTFNDQWLITEVRHRGRQFSILETNLPTPPAAKDYRNQFCAIPWSSVYRPLLVHPKPCVPGNHLAYVLGPPGQAATSDLQGRVMVSLWNRDDEGIALPVSCLTPGDHPSLLAGSEVLVSFLDGDPDRPVLCVGLLEPGPGNGGPTSPRPLAPSNDNTGLLFEWLLNPPDITP; this comes from the coding sequence ATGCGCAACGATATGGAAAATCCCTTCAGCCTGACGATCATGCAAAGCGACATGCGCCTGCATGTCCTGGGGCTCAACGGCCGGGAAGCCCTCAATCAGCCGTACCGCTTCGACCTCGACCTGATTGGCCAGGAGCCGCCGATCAGTCCCGACGCGTTATTGGGCCAAGCGGCCTTCCTGCGCCTGGACGGTGAGTCCGGCATACACGGGATCGTGCACAGCGTGAGCCTGAGCGCCGAGGCTGCGCACCGCGTCGGCTACCGGCTGACGCTGGTGCCGTACATCCAGCAACTGGAACAAGGACTGCGACGTCGAGTTTTTCATCGGCTCACCGTTGTGCAGATCCTGCAGCGCCTGCTGGAAGAAAACGCAATTCCCGCCCTCAGCTATCGCTTCGAACTGCCAAATGGACATTACCCGTGTCGGCCATTTTGTATCCAGTACGAGGAAAGCGACCTGACGCTGCTGCAGCGGCTATGCGAAGAAGAAGGCATTCATTACCACTTCGAACACAGCCCCCTGGGTCACGTCATGGTATTTGCCGAGGATCCGAAGAGCTTTCCCGTACAGGCGGTTGAACTCCTGATGGAGGCGGATAAAGTCGGCGCCATTACGCGGTTGTATCAACGCCACCATTCAATACCTCCAGGTCCGCCCCACGGATTTCGCGATCGTGCAGCGGCCGAAACGGCCGACACCGCGAACCCCGCATCCGAGGCGGCGCACGAAAGAAAGCGTGACGACCCGACACGGATTCACCGTTTCCAGGCAGGCCGGCGGCATCTGGAACGGTTGCGCTACCGAAAACGAGAGATCCATGGGCACACCCTCTCGCCGGCCCTGCGCAGCGGTCATATCGCGCGGATCGATGGGCACCCGGTATCGACGTTCAACGACCAATGGCTGATTACCGAGGTTCGGCATCGCGGGCGACAATTTTCGATTCTTGAAACGAACCTGCCAACCCCACCCGCGGCAAAGGACTACCGCAATCAGTTCTGCGCGATTCCTTGGTCCTCCGTGTACCGACCGCTCCTCGTGCATCCCAAGCCATGCGTACCTGGCAATCACCTCGCCTATGTACTCGGTCCGCCTGGCCAGGCCGCGACATCCGACCTACAGGGCCGGGTCATGGTCAGCCTCTGGAACCGCGACGACGAAGGCATTGCGCTGCCCGTGTCGTGCCTGACGCCCGGCGATCACCCTTCGTTGCTGGCCGGTAGCGAGGTGCTGGTGAGCTTCCTCGACGGCGATCCCGACCGACCGGTCCTTTGCGTGGGATTGCTCGAGCCCGGCCCGGGCAATGGTGGCCCCACGTCGCCCCGCCCCTTGGCGCCGAGCAACGACAATACGGGTTTATTGTTCGAGTGGCTCTTGAACCCACCAGACATCACCCCTTGA
- a CDS encoding carboxymuconolactone decarboxylase family protein — MQPRIDFYAASPDAYKAMLGLENAVSKLGLEKSLIELVKLRSSQINGCAYCIDMHTADARKDGETERRLYAVTAWRETPFFTGRERAALAWTEALTRLSETHAPDADYELLNEHFTPKEMVDLTVAINAINGWNRLAVGFRKMPEA, encoded by the coding sequence ATGCAACCGCGTATCGATTTCTATGCCGCCTCCCCTGATGCCTATAAAGCCATGCTGGGCCTGGAGAACGCGGTCTCTAAACTGGGCCTGGAAAAGTCCTTGATCGAATTGGTCAAGCTGCGCTCTTCGCAAATCAATGGCTGCGCGTACTGCATCGACATGCACACCGCCGATGCGCGCAAGGACGGCGAGACCGAGCGGCGTTTATATGCCGTGACCGCCTGGCGCGAGACGCCGTTCTTCACCGGTCGTGAGCGCGCCGCGCTGGCCTGGACCGAAGCCCTGACGCGCCTGAGCGAGACCCACGCGCCCGACGCCGACTACGAACTGCTGAACGAGCACTTCACGCCCAAGGAAATGGTCGACCTGACCGTGGCGATCAACGCCATCAACGGTTGGAACCGGCTGGCGGTGGGCTTCCGGAAAATGCCCGAGGCTTAA
- a CDS encoding cytochrome b: MPWKNSANRYSTVTVTLHWLMLVLLAVVYACIEFRGIFPKGSGGRTLIKEAHFMLGLTVFVLVWLRLFARSMGKAPAIFPASPAWQTFLARLMHWALYLFMIAMPLLGWLITSAEGHQVMFYGFDLPLLVEPDKALAKQVEGWHVLGGTIGYWLIGLHALAGLYHHYVVRDNTLLRMMPKRG, translated from the coding sequence ATGCCCTGGAAAAATTCCGCAAACCGTTACAGTACCGTCACGGTCACCTTGCATTGGCTGATGCTGGTGCTGTTGGCAGTGGTTTATGCCTGCATTGAGTTCCGAGGCATTTTCCCCAAGGGCAGCGGCGGCCGAACGCTGATCAAGGAAGCGCATTTCATGCTGGGCCTGACCGTGTTCGTGTTGGTATGGCTACGCCTGTTTGCTCGCAGCATGGGCAAGGCCCCGGCGATTTTCCCGGCTTCGCCCGCATGGCAAACATTCCTGGCGCGCCTGATGCACTGGGCGTTGTACCTGTTCATGATCGCGATGCCTCTGCTGGGCTGGTTGATCACCAGCGCCGAAGGACACCAAGTGATGTTCTACGGATTTGATTTGCCACTGCTTGTCGAACCGGACAAGGCGTTGGCCAAGCAAGTGGAAGGCTGGCATGTGCTCGGCGGCACCATTGGCTATTGGTTGATTGGCCTGCATGCGCTGGCGGGGCTGTATCACCACTACGTGGTGCGCGATAACACGTTGCTGCGGATGATGCCCAAGCGCGGCTGA
- a CDS encoding pirin family protein, producing MKNIIGLYTSPRTHWVGDGFPVRTLFSYDNLGKHISPFLLLDHAAPSEFSPTSERRGVGQHPHRGFETVTIVYQGELEHRDSTGSGGKIGPGDVQWMTAASGIIHEEFHSETFARQGGFMEMVQLWVNLPAKDKMAPAGYQTLLKSDIPNIALKDNAGSLRLIAGSFEGHRGPAKTFTPIEVWDIRLNAGKDLTLDLQAGHNTALVVLRGTVQVNGRERVEAGQLALFDRAGDQVNLQADNDAVVLLLSGEPIDEPIVGHGPFVMNSEQEIHQAFEDFHSGRFGRMDG from the coding sequence TTGAAAAACATCATCGGCCTCTATACCAGCCCGCGGACCCACTGGGTCGGCGACGGCTTTCCGGTCCGCACGTTGTTTTCCTACGACAACCTGGGCAAGCACATCAGTCCGTTCCTGCTGCTGGACCACGCGGCGCCCAGCGAATTTTCCCCTACTTCAGAGCGACGTGGCGTCGGCCAGCATCCCCATCGCGGTTTCGAGACCGTGACCATCGTCTATCAGGGCGAGCTTGAACACCGTGATTCCACCGGCAGCGGCGGCAAGATCGGCCCTGGTGATGTGCAATGGATGACCGCCGCCTCCGGGATCATCCATGAGGAATTCCATTCCGAAACCTTCGCTCGACAAGGCGGGTTCATGGAAATGGTCCAGTTGTGGGTCAACCTGCCGGCCAAGGACAAAATGGCCCCGGCCGGCTACCAGACCCTGCTCAAGAGTGACATCCCCAACATTGCCTTGAAGGATAACGCTGGCAGCCTGCGGCTGATCGCCGGGAGTTTCGAGGGGCATCGGGGCCCGGCGAAGACCTTCACGCCCATCGAGGTCTGGGATATTCGCTTGAATGCCGGCAAGGACCTGACCCTCGATTTGCAAGCGGGCCATAACACGGCGCTGGTGGTGCTGCGAGGTACGGTCCAGGTCAATGGCCGCGAGCGGGTCGAGGCGGGGCAACTGGCCTTGTTCGATCGGGCCGGCGACCAGGTGAATCTGCAAGCCGATAACGACGCCGTGGTGTTGCTGCTCAGCGGCGAGCCCATCGACGAGCCGATTGTCGGCCATGGTCCGTTCGTGATGAACAGCGAGCAGGAGATTCACCAGGCCTTCGAGGATTTTCATTCCGGGCGCTTTGGGCGGATGGATGGCTAG
- a CDS encoding YebC/PmpR family DNA-binding transcriptional regulator codes for MGAQWKVKHKEAAANAKGKIFGKLVKEITIAARNGADVATNAHLRLVVEQAKKASMPRETLERAIKKGSGQLGETVQYHRVTYEGFAPHQVPLIVECVTDNINRTVAEIRVAFRKGQLGASGSVAWDFNHVGMIEAAPDSPDADPEMAAIEAGAQDFEPGEDGATLFITEPADLDAVQKALPEQGFTVLSAKLGYQPKNPVSGLTDEQMAEVEAFLEGLDNHDDVQDMFVGLAG; via the coding sequence ATGGGCGCACAGTGGAAGGTTAAACACAAAGAAGCGGCTGCCAACGCCAAGGGCAAGATCTTCGGCAAGCTGGTGAAGGAAATCACCATTGCCGCGCGCAACGGCGCCGATGTCGCGACCAACGCGCACTTGCGGCTGGTGGTCGAGCAGGCGAAAAAGGCCTCGATGCCCCGCGAGACCCTGGAACGTGCGATCAAGAAGGGTTCCGGCCAGCTTGGCGAGACCGTGCAATACCATCGTGTCACCTACGAAGGTTTTGCGCCCCATCAGGTGCCGCTGATCGTTGAGTGCGTCACCGACAACATCAACCGTACCGTCGCCGAGATCCGCGTCGCGTTCCGCAAGGGCCAACTTGGCGCTTCGGGCTCGGTGGCCTGGGATTTCAATCACGTCGGCATGATCGAGGCCGCCCCGGACAGCCCGGACGCGGATCCGGAAATGGCCGCCATCGAGGCCGGAGCCCAGGATTTCGAACCCGGCGAGGACGGTGCGACGCTGTTCATCACCGAGCCTGCCGATCTCGACGCCGTACAAAAGGCGTTGCCGGAGCAGGGCTTCACGGTGTTGTCCGCCAAATTGGGCTATCAGCCGAAAAACCCGGTCAGCGGCCTGACCGATGAGCAGATGGCTGAAGTCGAGGCCTTCCTCGAAGGCCTCGACAACCATGACGACGTGCAGGACATGTTTGTCGGCTTGGCGGGTTAA
- a CDS encoding response regulator — protein MPNKALRIMIADTEHYHRMKLERLLNHHGYFCIAPVGSLEEFLTLVEYGSKPFDLILVNAGLASGSLDLTGFLRGNLQVRHSMIYNAQQAHLESVPVAHPPSLQVTTAALPDSAVLERLMTFIDPEASESAQPWPHACRRGLGS, from the coding sequence ATGCCGAACAAAGCACTACGAATCATGATTGCCGACACGGAGCATTATCATCGGATGAAGCTTGAACGGCTGCTCAATCATCACGGCTATTTCTGCATCGCGCCGGTGGGTAGCCTGGAGGAATTCCTGACGTTGGTGGAATACGGCAGCAAGCCTTTCGACCTGATCCTGGTCAATGCCGGCCTTGCAAGCGGATCACTGGATCTGACCGGATTCTTGCGCGGCAACCTGCAGGTTCGTCATTCAATGATCTATAACGCCCAGCAAGCGCACCTGGAATCGGTGCCCGTCGCGCATCCGCCCTCCTTGCAGGTGACCACTGCCGCGTTGCCCGATTCGGCCGTGCTGGAACGCCTGATGACCTTCATTGACCCCGAGGCCAGCGAGTCGGCCCAGCCTTGGCCCCATGCCTGCAGGCGGGGCCTGGGAAGCTGA
- a CDS encoding 1-aminocyclopropane-1-carboxylate deaminase/D-cysteine desulfhydrase, with amino-acid sequence MLLHALDWHPQPRLEPLHLDWLADAGVEVAVLRLDRIDSLISGNKWFKLLHHLRGAHASGAEGIISLGGAYSNHLHALAAAGQRFGFPTVGLLRGHLQETPTVLDLKAFGMTLHWLGYEGYRRRHDADFWTPWQAQYPQLWPIPEGGSGLPGAQGCMIWETSVRDQLAGLGWSDYHGWWLACGTGTSLAGLVLAEAGRRPVHGVLAVPESHGVKQQVEGIVKEAGLGNPLYELIDGSRGGFARVDEGLTAFIETTAQIELEPLYTGKALLLLKARVEAGQFAAGTRLIFVHTGGLQGRRGFQ; translated from the coding sequence ATGCTCCTTCACGCCCTCGACTGGCACCCCCAGCCTCGCCTCGAACCCCTTCACCTGGACTGGCTCGCCGATGCTGGCGTCGAGGTGGCGGTGTTGCGCCTGGACCGGATCGATTCGCTGATCAGTGGCAACAAGTGGTTCAAGCTGCTCCATCATCTGCGTGGCGCCCATGCGTCAGGTGCGGAGGGGATCATCAGCCTTGGCGGCGCCTACTCCAATCACCTGCACGCGTTGGCGGCGGCGGGCCAACGATTCGGTTTCCCAACGGTGGGACTGCTGCGTGGCCATCTTCAGGAAACGCCGACGGTACTCGACTTGAAAGCGTTCGGCATGACGCTGCACTGGTTGGGTTATGAAGGGTATCGAAGGCGCCATGATGCGGATTTCTGGACGCCCTGGCAGGCGCAATATCCGCAGTTGTGGCCGATCCCTGAAGGCGGCTCGGGGTTGCCTGGCGCGCAGGGCTGCATGATCTGGGAGACCAGCGTTCGCGATCAATTGGCGGGTTTGGGGTGGAGCGATTATCACGGGTGGTGGCTGGCGTGCGGCACTGGAACGTCGTTGGCCGGCCTGGTGCTGGCGGAGGCGGGAAGGCGTCCGGTCCATGGCGTCCTGGCGGTCCCCGAAAGCCACGGCGTGAAGCAGCAAGTCGAAGGCATCGTGAAAGAGGCGGGGTTGGGCAATCCGCTTTATGAACTGATTGACGGCAGTCGTGGCGGATTTGCCCGGGTTGACGAAGGGCTCACAGCCTTCATCGAAACCACCGCGCAGATCGAGCTGGAGCCGTTGTATACCGGTAAGGCACTGTTGCTGCTCAAGGCTCGGGTCGAGGCCGGGCAGTTTGCCGCCGGCACTCGGCTGATCTTTGTCCACACCGGCGGCTTGCAAGGCCGCCGGGGATTCCAGTGA